CCGTTTGCAACCTTTGCCGGACCGATAGAAGAACTTGATAAAGATAAAGGCAAAGTAAGGGTGCTGGTCAATATGTTCGGCCGCGATACACCGGTTGAACTTGATTTTAATCAAGTGGAAAAATTATAAACGGAAAAAAACTTGAAATTGCCATTTGAAAGTGGTAAAATTTCAAAGGTCAGTATGTTTCAATTTTTAGGCCTCAACGATACAAGCATTCTTTATTTATATATAAAGAATTCAAGATGAGTGGGAGGGTATACCCCTATTACCACATCACGGACTTATAAGGAGGTGTGTCTCGTGGCTAAAAAAGTAATTAAAATGGTTAAATTGCAAATTCCTGCTGGTAAAGCGAATCCGGCACCGCCAGTCGGTCCTGCATTAGGTCAAGCTGGTGTAAACATCATGGGATTCTGTAAGGAGTTCAACGCTCGTACAGCAGATCAAGCTGGTCTAATTATTCCTGTTGAAATTACGGTATTTGAAGACCGTTCATTTACATTCATTACAAAAACTCCACCGGCTGCAGTATTGCTTAAGAAAGTAGCAGGTATCGAGTCTGGTTCTGGTGAACCTAACCGTAATAAAGTTGCTACAGTCAAGCGTGATCAAGTGCGCGAGATTGCTGAAACTAAAATGCCTGACCTAAACGCTGCAAACGTTGAATCTGCAATGCGTATGGTTGAAGGTACTGCTCGCAGCATGGGTATTGTCATCGAAGACTGATCCATGTAATTGCTATTTGTTTCTACGGGGTTGCGATTGATACTCGCAACCTTTATTCGTGGGAGGTCATTCCGTTAAAACCACAATTTAGGAGGATTTATATCATGGCGAAAAAAGGTAAAAAGTATCTTGAAGCAGCTAAGCTTGTAGAAGTTTCTAAGGCTTATGCTGTAACTGAAGCAATTGAAGTGGCTAAAAAAGCTAACTTCGCAAAATTCGATGCGACTGTTGAAGTTGCTTTCCGTTTGGGCGTAGACCCTAAGAAAGCTGACCAACAAATTCGTGGAGCGGTTGTTCTTCCGAATGGTACTGGTAAAACTCAACGCGTGTTAGTATTCGCTAAAGGCGAAAAAGCAAAAGAAGCGGAAGCGGCTGGTGCTGACTACGTTGGCGAATCTGACTTCATCAACAAAATCCAACAAGGATGGTTCGAATTCGATGTAATCGTTGCGACTCCTGATATGATGGGTGAAGTTGGTAAACTTGGACGTGTTTTAGGACCTAAAGGATTAATGCCTAACCCTAAAACT
This genomic stretch from Peribacillus muralis harbors:
- the rplK gene encoding 50S ribosomal protein L11; protein product: MAKKVIKMVKLQIPAGKANPAPPVGPALGQAGVNIMGFCKEFNARTADQAGLIIPVEITVFEDRSFTFITKTPPAAVLLKKVAGIESGSGEPNRNKVATVKRDQVREIAETKMPDLNAANVESAMRMVEGTARSMGIVIED
- the rplA gene encoding 50S ribosomal protein L1; its protein translation is MAKKGKKYLEAAKLVEVSKAYAVTEAIEVAKKANFAKFDATVEVAFRLGVDPKKADQQIRGAVVLPNGTGKTQRVLVFAKGEKAKEAEAAGADYVGESDFINKIQQGWFEFDVIVATPDMMGEVGKLGRVLGPKGLMPNPKTGTVTFDVTKAVNEIKAGKVEYRVDKAGNIHAPIGKVSFEDAKLVENFTTIYDTLLKVKPAAAKGTYMKNVSVTTTMGPGVKVDPSTFNK